A segment of the Meriones unguiculatus strain TT.TT164.6M chromosome 10, Bangor_MerUng_6.1, whole genome shotgun sequence genome:
TCTCTCTGGGTTCCTGGAAGTTTTTCCTGGCAGAGCATGAGCAAAATACCAGAGACATTTTAGGTCATGAGACATTAAGGATTTTGATGTGATTGGAGGAGATAGGAAGGCTTCAATGCCATGGGGAAGGATGAATCCTTAGTGTGACCCTGCCAGAGCCCAGAAGACAGACACAGTTCACCCAATAGCTCTAAGTATGCTCCCCTTCGCACCACACCTGCCTATCAAATGATCGCAAGACTTTATGCTTTTTCTTGCAGGACTTACATTTAGGACATAACATTGCTGCAAATTTCAACTCCTGGggattttttgtcttttattttaaatataagtaaCACAATTTAACCCCAAATAACAGAACTGCAATATTTGCATCTGTAAAGCATTATAAACAACAAATGTACTAACAGAGTACCTATAAAACTGCAAGATGttatcattctttttcttttttgaaaagtgGCATCTTGAGGGGGAGAGCCTGGTTCTCTGACAGTGGTTGGCATAAGTTTTAGAAAACCATTGCTGTGTATACAAGATCCTGCAGAGAACTTTCAGCAGGAAGCTGACAGCCATTTCGTGCTCACTTGGCCTACCAAAAGACAGAGGCTGGTGCTGGGGTGGAGAGCTTAGGGTGACAAAATTCCTTGAGAAGTTGacagttttttgagacacagaaatgtaaaaaacaaaacaaacaacaacaaacaaaactcctAAGTGGGACTAGGACTCTCAttacctcctttccttttttagcTCCTGGCCTCTCCCAAGTCCCCTTTCTCAAACTCCTTCCACACTGGCCACTCTCAAAATGATagcctctttttaaaatattgttatacctaatatgcatatatgcatacgcATGCACAAAAACTTAAATATAACCTGCTGAGTCTGTTTTtgttgcttgtgtgtatatgatttcagggctggcCACTTTCTATCGGATAACCAATATAGGGGCTCATCTCTGGGAAAGgctaatttctctttctttcagcaGTTCTTTTTCTAGGGATGGGACCCCGTGAGATAGCCCCACTTCTGTGTTAGCATGCCTATTGATAATGACATTGTTCTGGTCTTGTGCAGACATTTCTAGGGGAGACTCTTTACAGCAGATTTCTTGGTATTCTGGTTcttatctttctgcttcctcttctgtgatgtttcctgagccACAGATGCAGGAGTTCTGCTGTAGATAGTTCCACCGGGGCTGGGCTAATCCACTGATCTCTACATTGGATCCAGTTGTGGCTTTCTATGATGGCTtccatttgctgtaaagagaagctactgctgctgctgctgctgctgctccttgccgctgcctttttctttctctgtgtaaccctggatatcctggaactcactctgtagaccaggctggtttcaaattcatagagatctgcctgccatctcttccaagtgctgggatcaagtatgtgtgccaccaccactagGCTAAGAGAAGCTTCCTTGATGAGGAGTGATAGCTATActtatctgtgagtttgagaataAGATTTAGGATATAGTCAGAAATTATGCCAGTCTAGTAAAGTGTTGGTAGTCGATTCTTTTCTgtgatccatgacttcactagcaccAGGAAGTTGGGCTAGATTTCTAATACCAGGTGTATTTTTGTTCCTATTGAGTGGGCCTTCAGTCCAATAGTGCCACTATCGCGCCTTTATAGGTATTTGCCATAATACTGTTGTGATTCATAGGTGTTTCAGATGGGTAAGTGTCTTAACTGTAAAATGGAGATAACAGTGTCCATCTCATGGGGTTGTGATTTCCCTAATAAGAATATGAGCTGAATAAATGTTAGCTATCACCACCGCCATCATCACCTCATTCATAGCAATATCATAACCATCCTCCATCAACAATAAGAACAGCACTGTCAtctctattttctatttttttctgttctatttgCTTTGCCTCTCTGTCCATCTACAGAGCATCCCACCAGAACAACTTCATGGCTCATATGTATAGAAGCTTGTTTCCCCGTTTTGCTTTCTGGGATTACAATCCCGAAGCACAGGGCACAGACTGAATACCTGAAGATAAAATCAATGATCCTTTTGAAAACATGATCAACAGTCTTTTCCAGACATGTATTTATTCTGTAGCCAGGCTGGTATAGAACTCGGCATGTAGCCCATACTGGCCTCaagctgatcctcctgcctcagcttctcaagtgctgcACTAGAAAGCATAAGCTGCCTTGCCTAGCTGCCTTTATCTAGTTGTTTCACTACCAATTCAAGCTTCTCAGTTAACCTCATTTTTATGGTTTTAGAAACTACATTCAAAAATACCCTTTCTTctgaaaataacaaataatatcAAAATAGACAAAGTGAATACCAAAACCCTCTCCTCCTACTTACTAAGGGTATTTCAGGTATTCGTCTTTACACACATTGATAAATAAGAGTACTGTATACACTataatggaagaataaaaaaactgtgtatgtacgcatgtatgtatgtatatgcacacagcatgtatgtgaaggtcagaggctaactcacaggagtcagttctctccttccaccatgtgggtccctggaTGGAACTCAGGTAATCAGGCTTGGAAGCACACACCATTACCCCATGAGCCATCTTCCATAATGGaagaaactttgttttgtttttggtaaaaACACCAAATTTAGTCATTTTCAGATGTACAGTCCAAGTATCAAGTAGAGTCACATTGATGTGAAACAGGATCTCCCATACTTTTCAGTGCAGATCTCAAACTCTACTCCCATTAAACACCTCTCTTCTGCTCCTCTCCCTGCTCTTGCTAACAACCATTCTATTTTCTACATTTAAGAAGCTGATTCACTCCGAGGTCTCACCGAAATGGAAGCATGCAGTAGTTTTGCCCTAATTGGCTTACTTTACTTGGCATAAGGTCCTCAAGGCTCATTTATTTTGTAGCATTTGTCAGAATTTCCTTCCTTTATAAGGCTGCTTACTATCCCCCTGTAAATTCCACATCTTATTTATCCTTTCATTACCTTAAAAAGGCTTTTGTTTCTATTGCAATGAACATGAGCGGGCAAATAtcttgaaaagagaaaggaaatgttgTAGTTAGCAACTTGATAGGATATAGAGTTACCTGGAGATGGGCTGTTGAGCAGGCCCATGGCTGGTTATCTCTATTAGGTTAACTGGTGTGGGAAGACCCATCTTAATACGGGCAGGACCATTCTCCGGGCTGGAGATCCTTATGTGCATAAAGTGGAGAAAGCAGCTTCATGCTAGCGAGTATTCATTGCTCCCTGCTTCTTGAAAAgtggatgccatgtgaccagTGGCTTCACGCTCCCACGATCTTGATTTGCCCACCATAATGAACAGTATCTTGAACCATgatccagaaaaacaaagcaaatcaaaaccTTTTCCCCcgttaagttgcttttgtcagagtattttgtcacagcaacaggaaaagaaactgagaggaaggaagaagtgaGGAATGAGTCACTATTTGACTGGGAATGTGGTTAAATAGGAAAGTGTTTGCTTACTGTGCCAATGTTAGGCGTCCAACTCTTATGGAAAACAGCAAAGGAAATAATTTCTGTGCCTCTGGTATGTGTAGTCTGGACAAAGAAGATTCTGGACAGGGAGGCCAATCTGCAAGGGTTTTGCAGTAGAGGATGACCTTAAGACCAAGGGTGGATACTATAGATTGAGAAGGAGTGGATGAAACATGTGTTGACAGAATTATTTGCCAGTAAATTATTAGAAAGAGGGTAAGggcaaaaccaaaaataatttcCAGATTTGCAAATTGTGGTAGATAAGGTGGATGAAAGATGTGGGCAACTAAGAGGAAAAGCCCTAGCCATATTAGTTCTTCCTTCATATGGTTGGTGGATGCTTGCTTATTGTTTTATAAATGTCTAAGAAAACAGAATTCATCTTCATGTCCTTCTTCTAGGGAGATTTCAAACGGCAAAGATATTCCTACACAGTTGGGATGTGGGGACATCAGTGTATGGATGGGAAACAAGACCAGAATTGTAACTTAGGGACAAATAAGGCTTGTAATAAGGTTGATTGGAGACTTAAATTAGCTAGGAGACAAAAGCCCATGCAGGTCTGTGAGAGTGTTTCCAGAGATAATCAACTGAAATGGAAAGATCTGAATTCAGGTGGCACCATCTTATCCAGATGGGATCCTAGACTGAATAGAGAAAGCAAGTGGAGTACCAGGATTAACCTCTCTTCCTCATTGCCGATACAATGGGCGTTGTGGCTCTCCCCTTTTGACGGATTTTTCCTGCAAAACTGCGACCCCCCCCGCCCCAAGTGCCTTCCTTACattcttttgtcaggtattttttttatagcaatgagaaaagaaatGCATCTATAAAGCATGTTTAAATTTGGAAGCATGGCGAAAACAATATTATTTAATGTATTTCTCTACCAGGGACAAAAGACAGAATAGGTTCCTGTCCGCGTGGAAAGTGAGGGatacaataaaacattttaggTAGTTGTATCATGAAGAAAATGTGACtatgtatggtggcacacacctgtcatctcaGTACGTGGcaagtagaggcagggggatttccaATCTGAGGCCAATTTGAACCCCATAAAAGACCCTGGCTTAGGAAAAGGATAGGAAGAGGACgaggatgaagaagaaaaaaggaaaacaagaagaggagggggaaggaggaagaagagagccaGTCAACTACGCTAATCAAACAAGGGGATAGTGATGGGAATAACCGGAAAGGCCAGACAGCATGGGAGTGGCTTAAGATTTCAAGAAAGACCTCTTTGACAAGGTGACAGGCGAGCGGGTCCAGAGGAGGGGAAATTGGTGCGCTAGCTGACCACCCGACGAGGTCGGGAGGAAGGGTACACAAAAGATGCCTTGAACCGGAGACGTCTATTAGCCTAGGATTTCGAGAGAGCGCTCAAGCAGACCCCAGTTGAGGTAGCCGTCCAGTTGAGGTTTCCACTCCCCGCGCACCGCACAGTGCTAAGTGGCTGGGGCGCCGCCGCGACAGGGCTGCGCAGACGTAAACCGGGTCTGGCTGTGCTCCAGGGGCTCTGTCCGCGGGCGCCGAGGGAGAGTGGGAAAGGGCGCGGAGCGCGAAGCCTTCGGCGTGGCCGCGGCCGAGCTCGACCTGGGCAGCCGACCCCACTCGCGGCGGCGATCGACACCCGAGCTACGTCACAAAGCGCGCCGAGAGCGCCGGGTTCCGGAGCTGCGCCGCGCGGCCCGTCCGTCAGAGCCGCGAGGGGCGGGCGGCGCCCACGGCGGGCACGCGACGCCCTCTGCAGGCCGCAGGCGGCAACATCCTGGTAGCCTCCTCGTCCctagctcttcctgcctcttcctcaggctttttttttcctccccaagaGTGTCAGCCTCCGACTTCCGCTCCTTCCCTCCACTTCCAGGCCAGGTGTGTCCGTGTCTTCTCCGGGATACTGACAATAaagtttttttcctcttctcgCTCCCAGGAGCCTCGCCTCAACTCTAACTATCGCGAGATCTGGAGGCGCGGCTACCATGGCGGCGGCGTTTGAAGCCTCGGCGGCCCTGACAACCGCGGAGCCCGCTATGGCGGCGGAGCGTGTGGCCGCCCCGGTCCAGGCTGCGGAGCCGACTCCCGGCTCCCCGTGGAGCCTGCGGACGGCTCACGACCTCGCCGGGCCGCGGACGCGGACGGGGGACGTGGTGCTGGCGGAGCCCGCGGACTTCGAGTCGCTGCTGCTGTCGCGGCCCGTCCTGGAGGGGCTGCGGGCGGCCGGCTTCGAGAGGCCCTCTCCGGTGCAGCTCAAGGCCATCCCGCTGGGGCGCTGCGGGCTCGGTGAGGACCCGGGCCAGCCGGGGAGGGAGCGGCGTGGCCCGGCCGAGCTCCGGGTCCGCGCCATTGCGGGATTCTGTAAGGCTCTGGGCGCGCAATTGGATTTAAGGATGTTTAAGAGTTTCTAGCATGGAGCGCACGCCAGAGGTCAGCGGTAGAGACTCGGGGAccaaggggctggagaagtggttCAGTGGTTGAGAGATTCAGGGATCAAACACGCCTCTTGAGCATTTGAAAGTCAATTAATACAGGTGACAACTAGGTGGTCTTAGGAGAGAACCTGGTTATTTCTGATAGCATATTGGTATCTAGTTGCTTCAGTGAATCTAgctaattatatatgtattttcttCCTTAGATTTAATTGTTCAAGCTAAGTCTGGCACTGGGAAAACTTGTGTATTCTCCACCATTGCTCTGGACTCTCTTATTCTTGAAAACTATAGTACTCAGGTGAGTTTAACTCAGGATCCAGAGGGGGGATTGTGTAGCACTCAGACTCTATTGAGAGTCAAGAAAAACTAGTGACTCCTCCAGATGGTTTGATGAAGGGGAGCCAAATGGTATGTATATTCCCGAAGTAGATTAGATGGTAATGTCGTTGAGTTGTGGCCAAGAATATCACcattaatattttgaatttggTATTTTCTGTAGTAAGCACATCTTGACTATTTGTTAATTAAAAATCATTATGCGATTAAAACATCTTTTAGTGACTAGTTAGGGCTTAGACATAGAAGGTAGATGTTTTGGTTTATATACTATGCTATAGCAGAATTtcaggtgttttcttttttcacagagatccgcctgcctcttccttcccaagtgctggtaatacaggcatgtgccaccgtgcctggcaaaTTTCCGGTAGTTCTTAAAGCCTTTTGTATGTATTGTATTGATCTCTtattttgtaagttgccttggaaTGGCTTTAAGATTGTCCTACTCAAATTAGTAGATTTGGGTTTAGGAGATCATTTGCTTCAAAAGATTTGTTCAGCCAGTATTATGAATAAAAACTATAGTACACACTAGGGATTAAACAATGAATTCAATGTGACCCTCACACTTTCTTCTGGAGTGTAGTAGTGATGACTGACTTTTTAAAGTTCAAGAAGTGACTGTTATGAGGATGGATCTTCAGTATTTGTTGTCTAGGAACCTTTTTGAGCTCTATATCCACCAAATCCTGGGGATACTGAATATACTTCTTAAGGACAGTAGCCAGTCAATTTGCAGTGTAGGGTGTGTTTGAGAGTTTTGGCTTGTGATACTTGGCAGCAGACCAAATCCCAAACCTAAGTAAAAttcatattattatttaaagtctttatattattaaaagtatacatgtgtatatcaAAGTAACACcacatgatatttttttttataattgggAAAATTGAGGGGAAAAGGAGGATAAAGTACCAAAAAATCCCAAATCTGTGATTGTGCACCCAAAGTTAAGGgactttcaaaaatatttttatttcatagtcTCTCTTTTTTAAGCAGTATGTTCTTCTCAGGGAGTTATATCacgttatgtatgtgtgtagctCTTAATGCCTTTAGAACCTAACCTTTGGAGTTAGCTTTGAGAGAGTCCGCTTAAAATATATGTAGCCTGGCAGTAGTGGTGCATggttttaatcacagcactcatagaaagccacctgcctttgcttcctgagtactgCGATCAAGGGCATGCGCCATCACACCCAACCTAGTAGGTTCTTAATAATTGTTAACTGAATAAaataatggaatattttctctTGTCTTAAAACTCATCTTTTAATCCTGGTGTGGTGGCACTGGAGGCAGTGGAAGTGGCAGggagatttctgtgaatttgaggtcagcttggtctacaaagagagttccaggacagccagggctgttacacagagagaaaccctgtctcgaataaaccaaaccaaaccaaaccaagaaaacTCATCATATGAAAAGTAGTGTATCATACAATGAATGTATCACTCACATGTATTCCTCTGACTTGTTAatgtttttcaatttattttagattttgatATTGGCTCCCACAAGAGAAATTGCTGTTCAGATACATTCTGTTATCACAGCCATTGGAATAAAAATGGAAGGGTTAGAATGTCATGTTTTTATTGGAGGGACTCCTTTATCACAAGACAAAACCAGACTTAAAAAGTGTCATGTTGCTGTTGGATCTCCTGGTAAGTTTTTAACACCTGTTGGTAGCTGAAGTTAGGAATAGAACAGTAAATGTGGCAATAGGTTAATGGGAGTCTTTAATGATGGGAATAATTACTTTCACTAGAAATGAAGCGCATTAGACCAGGGAGACAAATGGCTGGATTATCAACAGAATCTCCATTGTAAAGAGTGTTTGAGAATACACATAGGTCAGGCTTCTGAGATGGAAAGTGACTTTCAGGAAGCCTGTCTAAGCCATTAATTGAGGTTTTAGTTGTTGTTCTTTTTGGTAATCTGTTCACAAATCACTCAGAATCAGAGTTTAGAATTTAGTACCAAAGCATTTCTGTATATTGATAGCAGtaatgtttgtttacttatccatATTGGTGATGAAAAGGGGGTAAAAAGAATGGATTCAGGTAAGATGAGAATTTAAGATTTTACTAAGATTGTGAGTGTACACTGTGAGGAAACTGAGCAATAAAACCTGTGAATAAAAGCATTTCTGAGGCTTGTACAGATTTGATCTGTCATAAATATTTCAGATTTGGTTGTTTCCTGGCATATAGGTAGAATTAAACAGCTCATAGAACTTGACTACCTGAATCCGGGCAGTATTCGTCTCTTCATTCTCGATGAAGCAGATAAGCTTTTAGAAGAAGGCAGTTTCCAGGAGCAAATAAAGTAAGAAAGCAAACCTGAGAATAAGAATGTTGCACCAAAGTATGTGTTTGTCTTTAGCTTTTCCAGGTCATTACCTGGAAAATTGCTGTCTGCATAGTTTTCATGGTGTGTTTTCCTGCATTTTACAGTTGGATTTATTCTTCGTTACCGGCCAGTAAACAGATGCTGGCAGTATCTGCTACCTATCCTGAATTTTTGGCTAATGCTTTGACAAGGTATATGAGAGATCCCACTTTTGTAAGATTGAATCCCAGTGATCCAAGTCTCATAGGTATGTATAGACTATATTACTAGTTTGTGACATCCTGTCTAATTGGCTGTTACCACATAATAGCTGCTGTTGGAATTTACCAGATGTGTTTGTCTTAACTGGGACTCTTGACTTTTTTATAGGTTTGAAGCAGTATTACCAAGTTGTCAATTCTTACCCTTTGGCCCATAAGATTTTTGAGGAAAAGACTCAGCACTTACAGGAACTTTTCAGTAAAATCCCATTTAATCAAGCCTTGGTGTTTTCTAATTTGCACAGCAGGTAATATAACTTAATCTAGGGAACTTGAAAAACAGAACAGGCATGGGACAGTATATGAAAGTcgtaaatctttttctttctttgtagagcTCAACATTTGGCTGATATCCTTTCTTCTAAAGGTTTTCCTACTGAATGCATTTCAGGCAAGTTcacatctttgtttttgtttaatatatTGTCTTGAAGCCTACCATGGCAAGAGAAAAAAACAGCTtgaattgttttgagaatgtGAAGTTGCACTCCTAATAAAGGACATTTAGACTTATTTTTCATTGGAATTTGATGTCAgtcttctgggtttttttggggggggattttgtatgttttgttttaaaggaatATCTTGGTCTATAGTAACAATTTAGAAAGTGATCAGAAacacttaaatttttaattaaaatctctGAGTTATATTTGTAAAGAGCTTAATACTGTAAAACAAACTTTATCTTCATTGTGTTAAGacattttgtttcttcatataatcaaataattattaaaatgttaaaaattaagcAGGGTATAGTGTTGCACAGACTCCAGGGGCTGAGGCAGCAAGGTCATGGGCCTAAGGCCATATGTGGTTATGTTAAGTTTTaggctgctgtgggctacatagcaagaccctgtcataGAAAACAAACATGCTAAGAATAGCTGAGTTTTGATTTATCTTCTCTACTCTCAGACTTAACCTTTTATATGTACGTGTTCTCTTATGGAGCTATACCTCTGGCCCTTCAATTCATTTAATGGTCTGTGTGGAAGGCAAAAGTGACTCACTTCATCCACAGAGCTTATTAATTGCTGGATTAATAGAAAAGATTTAAAGGAATTTTTGATCAGTGAGATTCACTCACTGATTATTATATGTTGTAGTGTAATTTTTAACTTGTTAGCTGGAATATGCTCGCTATGAGGAACTTGGGAGACTGTTTCCTAATATGCTGATAGCTTAACTCTGGATCACATTTCAAAACCAGATTTGTGGGCTGCAGAGAGGACTCAGTGTTAAAAGCACTCTTGTGCAGTCACTTGCACAGGAGTTTGTATCCCAGCACACACAGAATAAGCTAAGTGTTCTTGCTCCTAGGGATCTGGTACTCTCTCCTAGCTTCTGTGTGCACAGTCATGCGCAATTCCATACAgtcagacacatagacacaggtACGCACAGACTTAAAAAGAGATTTGCAAATAGTtgggaagaacatttttttcctaAGTGTTTGTAATGTCgccatttaaaataaatttttgaattttAAGTTGATTGTATAAACCATACTTTGAAAAATATTGACTTTAGATTTTAGCACTCAAATTTGTAGAGGACAGTTACCTAGTTGGTGTATTTCTTTAAAGCATTAAGATTGAGAATTAAGGTTCTTGCTTCTTGTGGACTTAATGAATATATTTTAGCttaattttttgttgctgtttttgagatgggatcttatggagtctaggctggccttgaactctggctTTTTCTGTCCTCATCCTCTTGAGTGTTAGGATGACAgctggcaagcatgtgtcacgaTACCAGCTTGCTTAGgtgttttaaaatgacttttttgggggggttcttTTTAGGTAACATGAATCAGAATCAGCGCCTTGATGCCATGGCTAAACTGAAGCAGTTTCATTGCAGAGTCCTCATTTCTACAGATTTGGTAAAGCTCCTGCTCTGTTTGGGTGACTGTGGGTCTTGACATATATTGTTATCAGATTGCTGTCCTATATTATTAGGTGTACCAGTGGGTACCAGAGGTAAAAATTATCTTTCCAGTTCTGGGGAAAGTGCTTTCTTAAAAGTGTCAGTAATacttaatatttgttttaaatagttTAGTCCTAGTTAGTCATtagaaatatatttctttttcctctgaatCCTACATACTTGCCTGCTTTAAATTTGGGTTCTGGTTATACCAAAGAGCATAGTGTGCATTGGTAGCTGTGCTGTAATTAATACGATTTTCTTCAAGACTTCCCGTGGGATTGATGCGGAGAAGGTGAATCTAGTAGTAAATCTGGATGTACCGGTAGACTGGGAGACGTACATGCATCGGATTGGCAGAGCTGGCCGTTTTGGTAAGGAAGTTTAGTGCTTTAACAAGAAAACTGATGTGAAAAGGTACTTGGACTGTTGTTTCTATGGAAATGAGTTACTATGTCACTCTCTACTCTTAGGTACATTGGGACTGACAGTGACGTACTGTTGTAGGGGGGAGGAAGAAAATATGATGATGAAAATTGCCCAGAAATGTAATATCAACCTTCTCCCTTTACCAGGTacgtgtttctgtttctttttgacaATCTTTTACTAGTAGTATTACTTTATTTGAGGTAGGATTTCTctctatagctctggctgtccaggttggccttgaactcagagatctgcctgcctctgcctctagaacgctgggattaaaggtatgtaccacccaTGCTCGGCTTCCATGTAAGTCAGAAGTTTTGACATTTTTACAGATaagcataataaaaataatagcacATAGTGCCATTGTGTCTACGGTATATATGTTAATTCATTTAATTGTCACCACAGGTCTGTGAGGTACATGGTATTGCTAGCTAGTCTGTGTTTTGTAGATTAGGACATTTCAGCATAATTTAACATACAGATTAAGTAAAAGTGTTAACAACTGATGTGTAGAAAAGATTACATGCTAACTCTTTGACACatgaaaaatattctttattaaaCTCAAAGTTATAGActttgcagtttttatttttttagacagagtctcactggcaTAGTACATGATAAGTAGACCAAAATGGCCtctaattcacaaagatccatctgcctttacccccatagtgctgggattaaaggtatgcaccaccatgcctgggctGAGAATTTTAATTCTTATTCTTACTTTTCTATAGATCCCATTCCTCCTGGCCTGATGGAAGAATGCTTGGATTGGGATGTGGAAGTTAAAGCTTCGATGCATACTTACAGCTCACCAAGTATACCTGTTCAGTCTCCCCAAAAGCAAGTTCAAAAAGTAGAGAGAACCTTCCAGACTCAAAGAACTCCTGGTAACCAAATGTCTTCAACCAGAAATACTTCTGTATCTACACTATCAGCCAAATCAAAACACAATAACAAACAAAAGCTTCCTGTGAAAAGCCACTCAGAGTGTGGAATCATAGAAAAGGTTCCACCACAGGAGTTGGGCTGTACCATACAAATGGAAGAGCAGGTTAATAATTCTGTTCAGACCTCTGTTGAGGACTCCTCCAGTAACAGCCAGCATCAGGCCAAAGATGCCTCACTTGGCTTGCTCCCTAAAATTCCTTGTCTGTCTTCTTTCAAAGTCCATCAGCCATGTACTTTGACTTTTGCAGAACTGGTAGAGGATTATGAGCACTATATTAAAGAGGGGTTAGAGAAACCTGTGGAAATTATCCGGCACTACACAGGACCTGGGCCTCAGACTGTGAATCCTCAGAATGGTTTTGTGAGAAACAAAGTTTCTGAAGATAGGACACAGATGTTGGTGAGTAGTAGCCAGTCTGGTGACTCAGAGAGTGACAGTGATTCTTGCAGCTCAAGGATTTCTTCCCAGAGCAAAAGCAATAAATCTTACTTG
Coding sequences within it:
- the Ddx20 gene encoding probable ATP-dependent RNA helicase DDX20, which codes for MAAAFEASAALTTAEPAMAAERVAAPVQAAEPTPGSPWSLRTAHDLAGPRTRTGDVVLAEPADFESLLLSRPVLEGLRAAGFERPSPVQLKAIPLGRCGLDLIVQAKSGTGKTCVFSTIALDSLILENYSTQILILAPTREIAVQIHSVITAIGIKMEGLECHVFIGGTPLSQDKTRLKKCHVAVGSPGRIKQLIELDYLNPGSIRLFILDEADKLLEEGSFQEQINWIYSSLPASKQMLAVSATYPEFLANALTRYMRDPTFVRLNPSDPSLIGLKQYYQVVNSYPLAHKIFEEKTQHLQELFSKIPFNQALVFSNLHSRAQHLADILSSKGFPTECISGNMNQNQRLDAMAKLKQFHCRVLISTDLTSRGIDAEKVNLVVNLDVPVDWETYMHRIGRAGRFGTLGLTVTYCCRGEEENMMMKIAQKCNINLLPLPDPIPPGLMEECLDWDVEVKASMHTYSSPSIPVQSPQKQVQKVERTFQTQRTPGNQMSSTRNTSVSTLSAKSKHNNKQKLPVKSHSECGIIEKVPPQELGCTIQMEEQVNNSVQTSVEDSSSNSQHQAKDASLGLLPKIPCLSSFKVHQPCTLTFAELVEDYEHYIKEGLEKPVEIIRHYTGPGPQTVNPQNGFVRNKVSEDRTQMLVSSSQSGDSESDSDSCSSRISSQSKSNKSYLEGSSDPQLKDPECTPVGGPLSLEQVLNENDTPTQVQYQESPETQVKARHKEGASQRSKQSRRNLPRRSSYRVQTEPQEEAWYDCHRETNASFSDTYQDYEEYWRAYYRAWQEYYAAASHSYYWNAQRHPSWMAAYHMNTAYLQEMMRGNQ